One Lasioglossum baleicum chromosome 6, iyLasBale1, whole genome shotgun sequence genomic window carries:
- the Mahj gene encoding lisH and WD40 domain-containing protein mahjong — protein sequence MSSAESLAEETDVVQILRQWEEEHLTPSYDPIPTLQRLAEIIELETENYLKMDPDPFDERHPSRTDPECNFGHILKVLFRKDNFMNKLINDYLRENYWVRTGATVRDVRKLNIAACRLMLDILPGLETSAVFQPDMDGLIHRLFSWAEKSIEPLQSYATGLVAAAMEVQEIATGFREQNGKMVPLMLQRLHKLQEKAQEDRQLAANNRPFAHFGEDRSSGGDGENKGVPGKRKVREKRKENGVLKSPNHSDCFSEKEDDYLQSPDDSAPLPKKKKNDTECETPIKNDVMYLEIMSPPLSVPKSCNSNNQVTPSKAQGTHSRPLSASSARCNLSKNSTPLSQSSSSTPSTLLEGNSNSSWAEMESYVIGNMQIHPPTLSTRQMLILRYLTPMGEYQEFLGHVFEQNALELILKYINVRETKDSRLAFEALKYLASLLCHKKFSIEFLNVGGLQKLLDVPRPSVAATGVSICLYYLAYCEDAMERVCLLPKHVISDLVTYALWLLERSHDSGRCHATMFFGFSFPFKVILQEFDAQDGLRKLFNVISTLPILNLEEEPTLNDDEECASRQIVRHVAVALKRYMEAHLHLKAEQLQRAENVRAERDTLQPSLPPYKACKLSSEEVQAKVEILQELMSVRAVWPPVEELHRLGGITLLLQIIAFAREWNYSGRVHTTSSAETVRSCLDVIAICSVVPKVMLLLCERVDMPDMSMTMAINLLLAAAECEIIADADVQRAALRAVINCVCAPINRIGGNVARYSVSGSAKKKANINNSEELIQKIWESVRSNNGIMVLLQLMMVKTPITDADSIRALACRALAGLARSEKVRQIISKLPMFTDGQIQALMKDPILQEKRQEHVMFQKYALELMERVSGKAKPTGAEYEISLASLHRANVVAQTRIQYNEQQLNQLIYQHLISKGLTETATTLQKEATLDSSTIMKPITTYHPLSYRTPATTGVRNGFSPGAPVNLYSTSRCHQREVTSRNNTTPTSSSRFISHSATSSSSPSLTCANNLRLKLSDCLNQNAVPSSINLPIKLQITTKKNQADKQPLASSMNCLSIVQPTTCRSLQKQISRDPGGVTAAGVATSNLATITLDSIITEYLTNQHALCKNPMVTCPQFNLFEPHKCPDPCIKNSTPTNVTARLARRALGADGRRLDRRHIYSRFCPVKTFRPTDVGSFTCCIFLPYQDYLMLGTYAGDVKMVNAHTGLEEATYPCHESYVYHMECNQRGNLLLCSTVWRSPMSALWSIGTFFDMKLSLENEDYVEFGKLQDRIIGTQGESATIYDIATGKLLTTLTPSISNQYTKNRATFSMNDELVLSDGILWDVNSGKEIHKFDKLNQTLNGVFHPNGTEVVSNTEVWDLRTFHLLKTVPTLDQMEVIFSPVNNIIYAVPLDQENRDESHYVTSFKTLDALDYSNIATCDCKRGIYGLACNKFDTQIAIVENQGEFDSIQESCVRLYDVGRRRDDEDEADEDDDEDDLDASEDDGSNSGSDDNNADDADNPDAGVEENGSENERNDLENNDDDDDDEDDDDAADGDDSGDDMTDYSPSPDFSLSDVDDLRILFP from the exons ATGTCAAGTGCAGAGTCTTTAGCAGAAGAAACTGATGTAGTTCAAATTCTTCGACAATGGGAAGAAGAACATTTGACACCTTCGTACGATCCTATTCCAACGCTTCAAAGACTGGCAGAAATTATAGAattggaaacagaaaattatttgaaaatggaTCCAGACCCGTTTGATGAAAGACATCCATCACGTACAGATCCAGAGTGCAATTTCGGGCATATATTGAAAGTTCTATTTAGAAAAGATAACTTTATGAACAag CTTATAAACGATTATTTGCGAGAAAATTACTGGGTTCGGACAGGTGCCACAGTTCGTGATGtcagaaaattgaatattgcagcTTGTCGTCTTATGCTTGATATTCTTCCTGGATTAGAGACTTCTGCGGTATTTCAACCTGATATGGATGGACTTATCCATCGCCTTTTTTCATGGGCAGAGAAAAGTATAGAACCTTTGCAGAGTTATGCAACTGGTCTTGTAGCTGCGGCTATGGAAGTACAGGAGATTGCTACAG gATTTAGAGAACAAAACGGAAAAATGGTACCTTTAATGTTGCAAAGGCTTCATAAATTACAAGAGAAGGCACAAGAAGATAGGCAACTTGCAGCTAATAATAGACCATTTGCACATTTTGGTGAAGACAGGAGTAGCGGAGGAGATGGAGAAAATAAAGGTGTACCTGGAAAAAGGAAA GTACGAGAAAAACGAAAAGAGAATGGAGTTCTTAAGAGCCCGAATCATAGCGATTGTTTCTCCGAGAAAGAAGATGATTACCTTCAGTCTCCCGATGACTCTGCTCCGTTAcccaagaagaagaaaaatgatACAGAGTGTGAAACTCCCATTAAGAACGATGTCATGTATTTAGAAATAATGTCTCCACCTTTGTCAGTGCCAAAGAGCTGTAATTCTAATAATCAAGTGACACCATCCAAGGCACAAGGTACTCATAGCAGGCCATTAAGTGCCTCTTCAGCACGATGCAATCTATCAAAGAACTCTACACCTCTGTCACAGAGCTCCTCTAGTACTCCGTCTACCTTGTTAGAAGGAAACTCGAATTCTTCATGGGCAGAAATGGAATCATATGTTATTGGAAATATGCAAATACATCCTCCAACACTGTCCACAAGACAAATGTTAATATTGAG GTATCTGACACCGATGGGTGAATATCAAGAATTCTTAGGTCATGTATTCGAACAAAATGCTCTGGAACTAATTCTGAAGTATATTAATGTTAGAGAAACCAAGGATAGTCGCCTAGCCTTTGAAGCTTTGAAATATTTAGCTTCTCTTCTCTGTCATAAGAAATTCTCTATCGAGTTCCTCAATGTTGGAGGTTTACAAAAACTATTAGACGTTCCAAGACCCAGTGTCGCAGCAACTGGTGTTTCTATATGTTTGTACTACCTAGCGTATTGCGAAGATGCAATGGAAAGGGTGTGTCTGCTGCCGAAACATGTTATATCGGATCTTGTTACCTATGCATTATGGCTCTTGGAACGAAGTCATGATTCCGGGAGATGCCATGCAACAATGTTTTTTGGTTTCTCTTTCCCATTTAAAGTGATATTACAGGAATTTGATGCGCAGGATGGTTTAAggaaactttttaatgtg ATATCCACATTACCAATCTTAAATTTAGAAGAAGAACCAACATTAAACGATGATGAAGAGTGTGCTTCTAGACAAATAGTTAGACACGTTGCAGTTGCTTTAAAACGGTATATGGAAGCCCATTTACATCTAAAAGCAGAGCAATTACAGAGAGCAGAAAATGTCAGAGCTGAACGTGATACGTTGCAACCATCTTTACCACCTTATAAAGCTTGTAAATTAAGCAGCGAAGAAGTACAAGCAAAG GTGGAAATTCTTCAAGAACTAATGTCTGTAAGAGCAGTATGGCCACCTGTGGAGGAACTACATCGTCTCGGAGGCATAACACTCCTTCTGCAGATTATCGCTTTCGCTAGGGAATGGAATTATAGCGGACGTGTCCATACAACTTCCAGCGCGGAAACTGTTCGTTCCTGTCTTGATGTAATAGCTATTTGTTCTGTCGTGCCGAAAGTAATGCTTTTGCTTTGTGAAAGAGTGGATATGCCAGACATGTCGATGACGATGGCGATTAATTTACTTTTGGCTGCGGCAGAGTGTGAAATTATTGCCGATGCTGATGTACAAAGGGCTGCGCTGAGAGCTGTAATCAATTGCGTATGTGCTCCGATAAACAGG ATTGGTGGCAATGTTGCGAGGTACTCGGTATCTGGCTCTGCTAAAAAGAaagcaaatattaataacagcgAAGAATTGATACAAAAAATTTGGGAGAGTGTAAGATCCAACAATGGAATAATG GTGTTATTACAATTAATGATGGTAAAAACTCCAATCACAGATGCCGACAGTATAAGAGCATTAGCGTGTCGTGCTTTGGCAGGTCTAGCGCGCAGCGAAAAAGTCAGACAAATCATTAGCAAGCTCCCGATGTTTACCGATGGACAGATCCAGGCTCTAATGAAAGATCCTATACTTCAAGAGAAAAGGCAGGAACACGTTATGTTTCAAAAGTATGCTTTAGAACTAATGGAAAGAGTTTCTGGAAAAGCAAAACCTACCGGAGCAGAATATGAAATTTCATTAGCTAGTCTACACAGG GCAAACGTGGTAGCACAAACAAGAATACAATATAATGAACAACAGTTGAATCAACTAATATACCAACATTTGATATCGAAAGGTTTAACTGAAACAGCAACGACTCTTCAAAAAGAAGCGACTCTAGACTCTTCTACAATAATGAAACCTATAACAACATATCATCCGCTTAGTTACCGCACCCCAGCGACCACCGGA GTAAGAAACGGTTTTTCACCAGGAGCGCCCGTTAATTTATATAGTACAAGTAGATGTCATCAAAGAGAAGTGACTTCTCGAAATAACACTACACCCACTTCATCGTCGAGATTTATATCCCATTCCGCTACCAGTTCAAGTTCACCGTCTTTGACGTGCGCAAATAATCTGCGCTTGAAACTTTCTGACTGTCTCAATCAAAACGCTGTTCCATCTAGCATAAATCTGCCAATTAAActacaaattacaacaaa GAAAAATCAAGCCGATAAACAGCCTCTAGCCAGTTCTATGAATTGTCTGTCAATTGTTCAGCCGACTACGTGTAGATCATTGCAAAAACAAATTTCAAGAGATCCTGGAGGCGTTACAGCTGCTGGAGTTGCTACCTCTAATCTAGCTACTATAACACTGGATTCTATTATTACAGAATATTTAACTAATCAACACGCACTGTGTAAAAATCCTATGGTTACTTGTCCACAATTTAATCTTTTCGA ACCTCATAAGTGTCCAGATCCATGTATAAAGAATTCAACACCAACAAATGTAACTGCAAGACTGGCAAGAAGAGCATTAGGTGCAGATGGTAGAAGATTGGATAGAAGACACATTTATAGTCGCTTTTGTCCCGTTAAAACTTTCAGGCCTACAGACGTTGGAAGTTTTACCTGTTGCATTTTCTTG CCATATCAGGATTATCTAATGTTAGGTACTTACGCGGGGGACGTAAAAATGGTGAATGCACATACAGGATTAGAGGAAGCAACATATCCATGTCACGAATCTTATGTTTACCATATGGAATGTAACCAGCGTGGAAATTTATTGCTATGCTCTACTGTATGGAGAAGCCCTATGTCTGCCCTTTGGAGCATAGGAACCTTCTTTGATATGAAATTGTCCTTAGAAAATGAAGATTACGTTGAATTTGGAAAACTTCAAGATAGAATTATTGGAACCCAAGGTGAAAGTGCTACG ATTTACGATATAGCTACAGGAAAATTATTAACTACTCTTACGCCTTCAATTTCTAATCAATACACGAAAAATCGCGCTACGTTCAGCATGAACGATGAGCTTGTTCTAAGCGACGGAATTCTGTGGGATGTAAATTCAGGAAAAGAAATTCATAAGTTTGATAAACTAAATCAAACGCTTAATGGAGTTTTCCATCCTAATGGTAC AGAGGTGGTATCAAATACAGAAGTTTGGGATTTAAGAACCTTCCATTTATTAAAGACAGTGCCAACACTTGATCAAATGGAAGTAATATTTTCACctgttaataatattatatatgctgtaCCTTTGGATCAAGAAAATAGAGACGAGTCCCATTATGTCACTTCGTTTAAAACACTGGATGCTTTGGACTACAGTAACA
- the Vha26 gene encoding V-type proton ATPase subunit Vha26, producing the protein MALSDADVQKQINHMMAFIEQEANEKAEEIDAKAEEEFNIEKGRLVQQQRLKIMEYYEKKEKQVELQKKIQSSNMLNQARLKVLKVREDHVRNVLDDARKKLGEVTKDAQYRDILNLLIVQGLCQLTESHVTVRVRQADIPLVESLLDTVQNVYKEATLKDVTVKIDQDNFLPADGCGGVDLYAGRGRIKVSNTLETRLELIAQQLVPEIRGSLFGSNPNRKFTD; encoded by the exons ATGGCACTGAGCGACGCAGATGTACAAAAGCAG ATTAATCATATGATGGCCTTTATCGAACAAGAGGCTAACGAGAAGGCAGAGGAAATCGATGCTAAGGCAGAAGAAGAATTTAATATCGAGAAAGGTCGCTTGGTTCAGCAACAAAGATTAAAAATCATGGAATACTacgagaagaaagaaaaacaagTTGAACTacaaaagaaaat TCAGTCATCAAATATGCTGAACCAGGCTCGTTTGAAAGTTTTGAAAGTAAGAGAAGATCATGTACGTAATGTACTAGATGATGCTAGGAAGAAATTAGGAGAAGTAACTAAAGATGCACAGTACCGGGATATTTTGAATTTGTTAATTGTGCAAGGCTTATGTCAG TTGACAGAAAGCCATGTTACCGTTCGTGTACGTCAAGCAGATATTCCTCTGGTTGAATCGCTTCTCGATACTGTCCAAAATGTTTACAAAGAAGCAACACTGAAAGATGTAACAGTTAAAATTGATCAAGATAATTTCCTCCCAGCTGACGGTTGCGGTGGCGTTGATCTATATGCAGGAAGAG GACGTATAAAAGTCAGCAACACTTTGGAAACACGATTAGAATTAATTGCACAGCAATTAGTACCAGAAATACGTGGTTCTCTGTTTGGCAGCAATCCCAATCGCAAGTTCACTGATTAA
- the Pex13 gene encoding peroxisomal biogenesis factor 13, whose amino-acid sequence MAPERSNDITGNQLRNVPQITSSVSSTSAPFPIINNPSGNPPPIPPRHPVQNYSSLNDYRTYGSNCYSGYGYGFGSQYRGPSTYGGYNSYGYSPYSSYNNYGSFGNPSGDVENRFFQYFEESTRPTFQLIETVLQTFSSMTMLLESTYFTLTNSFRAIISVAENVGKLRSTIGQLFHTFAFIRFLKWLYKKIIRNTGFQGESSLSDELWEKSVGKTGNENVNNNNSPLWSGFFLFSVFFVIPYMIHKITNSIRNVQIKGKDPKDWYQYDQPVFVASVLYDFAASNNEELSVKVGQKVYLAPQALQPKNLPGWCRATDNANVGLIPYNYVKVIGQLKKRKENEVISLNEEKSSSNESRCRTTTENSETLKTNENLTNDVKKQST is encoded by the exons ATGGCACCAGAAAGATCAAATGATATTACTGGAAATCAGTTAAGAAATGTCCCACAAATTACATCCAG TGTATCAAGTACCTCGGCACCATTTCCTATTATAAACAATCCATCAGGAAATCCACCGCCGATACCCCCACGCCATCCAGTTCAAAATTACTCCAGTTTGAATGATTATAGAACGTATGGGTCCAATTGCTATAGCGGATATGGATACGGGTTCGGAAGTCAATATAGGGGACCTAGTACATATGGAGGATATAATTCATATGGTTATAGTccatattctagttataataattatGGATCTTTTGGTAATCCCAGCGGCGATGTTGAAAACAG ATTTTTTCAGTACTTCGAAGAAAGCACCAGACCAACTTTTCAATTAATTGAAACAGTACTGCAAACATTTTCATCCATGACAATGCTTTTGGAATCAACATATTTCACTTTAACAAATTCGTTTAGGGCAATTATAAGCGTTGCAGAAAATGTTGGAAAGTTACGTTCAACTATAGGACAGTTGTTTCATACTTTTGCTTTCattcgatttttaaaatggtTATACAAGAAAATTATACGCAATACTG GTTTTCAGGGTGAAAGTTCTCTGAGTGATGAATTATGGGAAAAATCTGTAGGAAAGACTGGAAATGAAAATGTTAACAATAATAATTCTCCTTTGTGGTCTGGATTTTTTCTCTTTAGCGTATTCTTTGTAATACCTTATATGATTCATAAAATTACAAATAGTATTCGAAATGTTCAAATCAAAG gtAAGGATCCAAAGGATTGGTATCAGTATGACCAACCAGTATTTGTTGCGTCGGTGCTGTATGACTTCGCTGCATCGAACAATGAGGAATTGAGTGTAAAAGTTGGTCAAAAAGTTTATCTTGCACCTCAAgctttgcaaccaaaaaatttgCCAGGATGGTGCAGAGCTACTGACAATGCAAACGTTGGCCTCATTCCTTACAATTATGTTAAAGTCATAGGACAATTGAAAAAACGAAAGGAAAATGAAGTAATTTCTTTAAACGAAGAGAAATCTTCCTCGAATGAAAGTCGTTGTAGAACTACTACTGAAAATTCGGAGACtttaaaaacaaatgaaaaccTTACAAACGATGTGAAGAAACAATCTACTTAA
- the LOC143209798 gene encoding uncharacterized protein LOC143209798: MPDKCCVPKCNSNYATCGAKYTPVFRFPQDENLKRKWIQNINREDWVPSKWSVVCAKHFPEDMISSQTIIKDSNGTGRKLFKSKIKLRTGAVPQIFLSNSIPKIEEPSDPLLHREKLFDLDEAKNNGWLQSDLIKNFTDFCNKLLKKQHIHVSWKLHRDINFVVFYSCDFNGIIPQIVSSIKILNDMTCSVVVNNSILSKSQLKWILPQNLKITHWSQIEIILACYKKDNIKKSN, translated from the coding sequence ATGCCAGATAAGTGTTGTGTACCCAAGTGCAATAGTAATTACGCAACTTGTGGTGCAAAATATACTCCAGTTTTTCGCTTTCCTCAGGATGAAAACTTAAAGAGAAAGTGGATACAGAATATAAATAGAGAAGATTGGGTACCAAGTAAATGGTCTGTTGTTTGTGCAAAACATTTTCCGGAAGATATGATTTCATCTCAAACAATAATAAAAGATAGTAATGGaactggcagaaaattatttaaaagtaagataaaattaagaaccGGTGCTGTGCCTCAGATATTCCTATCTAATTCCATCCCAAAAATAGAAGAACCTAGCGATCCATTGCTTCACAGAGAAAAACTTTTCGATTTAGATGAAGCAAAAAATAATGGTTGGTTGCAAAGCGATTTAATAAAGAACTTCACAGACTTTTGTAACAAACTACTAAAGAAACAACATATACATGTATCCTGGAAATTACATAGAGATATTAATTTCGTTGTATTTTATAGCTGTGATTTCAATGGCATAATACCACAGATAGTTAGTAGTATAAAGATATTAAACGATATGACATGCAGCGTAGTTGTAAACAATAGTATATTGTCAAAGTCACAGTTAAAGTGGATTCTACcacagaatttaaaaattacgcATTGGTCTCAAATAGAAATCATTTTGGCCTGTTACAAGAAAGATAACATTAAAAAAAGTaactaa
- the Rpl10 gene encoding ribosomal protein L10, giving the protein MGRRPARCYRYCKNKPYPKSRFCRGVPDPKIRIFDLGKKKASVEDFPLCVHLVSDEYEQLSSEALEAGRICANKYMVKNAGKDQFHIRMRLHPFHVIRINKMLSCAGADRLQTGMRGAFGKPQGTVARVHIGQPIMSVRSSDRHKAAVVEALRRAKFKFPGRQKIYVSKKWGFTKYDRAEYEELKTAGRLAPDGCNVKYLPEHGPLDEWKKFKKLLAVV; this is encoded by the exons ATGGGGCGCCGTCCAGCCAGATG TTATCGGTATTGTAAAAACAAACCGTATCCAAAATCAAGATTCTGTCGTGGTGTACCTGACCCGAAGATTCGTATCTTTGATCTTGGAAAAAAGAAAGCCTCTGTGGAAGATTTTCCATTATGTGTACATTTAGTGTCCGACGAGTATGAACAACTTAGTTCGGAAGCACTTGAAGCAGGACGTATCTGTGCGAACAAATACATGGTGAAAAATGCTGGAAAAGATCAGTTCCATATTCGTATGAGACTTCATCCGTTCCATGTTATTCGCATTAACAAAATGTTATCATGTGCTGGAGCTGATAG GCTTCAAACTGGAATGAGAGGAGCTTTTGGAAAACCTCAAGGTACAGTAGCCAGAGTACACATCGGACAACCTATAATGAGTGTACGCTCGTCGGATCGTCACAAGGCTGCCGTTGTCGAAGCACTACGTCGTGCCAAATTTAAGTTCCCTGGTCGTCAGAAAATTTATGTCTCAAAGAAGTGGGGATTTACCAAATACGATCGTGCTGAATACGAAGAACTTAAAACAGCTGGTCGTCTTGCTCCAGATGGTTGCAATGTCAAGTATTTGCCTGAGCATGGACCATTGGATGaatggaaaaaattcaaaaaattacttGCTGTTGTTTAA
- the Mrgn1 gene encoding mahogunin ring finger 1 isoform X1: MGSLTSRQNAGVEEVDIVSNHAYKYPPRSGNYFGSHFIMGGERFDTPQPEAYLFGENADLNFLGSRPTPFPYPPPQANDPTKTLKSLVNIRRESLRLVRNVDQTSASPQCHNLKHYSDGDVDKKSSRYNIEFTFDCDVRCAITLYYFCTEEVTTKGVTYTPRDPSMNSETYYYKKGANQLFSKTSHVFDPLAYNEEDLLYNADREIIPVAIHCVAEEGSDEPKQSHTTIAVVEKHSDGTYVLKALKQKLYVDGLCYLLQEIYGIENKNAENAKQQGSDEDTDDNGSECVICMYDVRDTLILPCRHLCLCYGCADSLRYQANNCPICRAPFRALLQIKALQRATGAVISNPSLPEGNCENIPSGYEAVSLIEALNGPYIQRTAVLAPESPDTPDTDTASAIQAAEALNRSVERTPVLKHASSKEVDTSARSSGTTCPTPEFRMSVLLARDEHSGSQKDLHARSPAMRMKSSGHIREKSSLRSRDTLRLVNEKQPVSLYEGQGQDEDSEAEKLSPLLDAATSTEALDTHSHRICDIDVDDEIQNTENENDTDATCHSH, encoded by the exons ATGGGATCGTTAACCAGTCGACAGAACGCTGGCGTAGAGGAAGTTGATATCGTTTCAAATCATGCATACAAATATCCTCCTCGTTCTG gaaacTACTTCGGTAGCCATTTCATCATGGGTGGCGAGAGGTTCGATACGCCTCAACCAGAAGCATATTTGTTCGGAGAAAATGCTGACTTGAATTTTCTAGGAAGCAGACCTACACCT TTTCCGTATCCTCCTCCGCAAGCGAACGATCCTACTAAAACATTGAAAAGTTTAGTAAATATAAGAAGAGAATCGTTGAGATTAGTTCGTAATGTCGATCAAACTTCTGCTTCGCCCCAGTGtcataatttaaaacattacagCGACGGCGATGTTGATAAAAAATCAAGTCGTTATAATATTGAATTCACATTTGATTGCGATGTACGATGTGCAattacattatattatttttgcaCCGAAGAGGTAACAACAAAGGGTGTTAC TTATACACCAAGAGATCCTTCAATGAATTCTGAAACATACTATTACAAAAAAGGTGCGaatcaattattttcaaaaacatcGCATGTTTTTGATCCATTAGCGTACAACGAAGAGGATTTATTATATAATGCTGATAGAGAA ATAATACCAGTAGCAATTCATTGTGTGGCAGAAGAGGGTTCGGATGAACCGAAACAATCTCATACAACAATTGCTGTTGTTGAAAAACATTCAGACGGAACGTACGTATTAAAAGCACTGAAACAAAAACTTTACGTCGATGGTCTTTGTTATTTGCTTCAAGAAATATATggcatagaaaataaaaatgctgAAAATGCAAAG caGCAAGGTAGCGACGAAGATACAGATGATAACGGCTCGGAATGTGTTATTTGTATGTATGATGTGCGAGACACATTAATATTACCATGTAGACATTTGTGCCTGTGTTATGGTTGTGCCGATTCGCTGCGATACCAAGCCAACAATTGTCCCATATGTCGTGCTCCTTTCAGAGCTCTTCTACAGATCAAAGCTCTACAGAGGGCAACTGGAGCTGTTATATCAAATCCTTCATTACCAGAG GGAAACTGTGAAAACATTCCATCCGGGTACGAGGCTGTATCGTTAATAGAAGCTTTAAATGGTCCATATATTCAAAGAACTGCTGTTCTTGCTCCAGAATCTCCAGATACACCAGATACAGATACAGCTAGTGCAATTCAAGCAGCCGAAGCATTAAACAG atCTGTTGAACGTACGCCTGTATTGAAACATGCGTCTTCAAAGGAAGTAGATACATCTGCTAGATCAAGCGGTACTACATGTCCTACTCCAGAATTTCGAATGTCAGTTTTATTGGCTAGAGACGAGCATTCAGGTTCACAGAAAGACCTTCACGCTCGATCACCTGCGATGAGAATGAAATCTTCTGGACATATACGCGAAAAGTCTTCCTTAAGATCTCGGGACACTCTCAGACTTGTTAATGAAAAACAACCTGTTTCGCTTTACGAg GGACAAGGACAAGATGAAGATAGCGAAGCAGAGAAACTATCTCCTTTATTGGATGCAGCAACTAGTACGGAAGCACTTGATACTCATAGTCATAGAATATGTGACATAGATGTTGACGACGAGATTCAAAACACAGAAAATGAGAATGATACTGATGCTACATGCCATTCTCATTAA
- the Mrgn1 gene encoding mahogunin ring finger 1 isoform X2 yields the protein MGSLTSRQNAGVEEVDIVSNHAYKYPPRSGNYFGSHFIMGGERFDTPQPEAYLFGENADLNFLGSRPTPFPYPPPQANDPTKTLKSLVNIRRESLRLVRNVDQTSASPQCHNLKHYSDGDVDKKSSRYNIEFTFDCDVRCAITLYYFCTEEVTTKGVTYTPRDPSMNSETYYYKKGANQLFSKTSHVFDPLAYNEEDLLYNADREIIPVAIHCVAEEGSDEPKQSHTTIAVVEKHSDGTYVLKALKQKLYVDGLCYLLQEIYGIENKNAENAKQGSDEDTDDNGSECVICMYDVRDTLILPCRHLCLCYGCADSLRYQANNCPICRAPFRALLQIKALQRATGAVISNPSLPEGNCENIPSGYEAVSLIEALNGPYIQRTAVLAPESPDTPDTDTASAIQAAEALNRSVERTPVLKHASSKEVDTSARSSGTTCPTPEFRMSVLLARDEHSGSQKDLHARSPAMRMKSSGHIREKSSLRSRDTLRLVNEKQPVSLYEGQGQDEDSEAEKLSPLLDAATSTEALDTHSHRICDIDVDDEIQNTENENDTDATCHSH from the exons ATGGGATCGTTAACCAGTCGACAGAACGCTGGCGTAGAGGAAGTTGATATCGTTTCAAATCATGCATACAAATATCCTCCTCGTTCTG gaaacTACTTCGGTAGCCATTTCATCATGGGTGGCGAGAGGTTCGATACGCCTCAACCAGAAGCATATTTGTTCGGAGAAAATGCTGACTTGAATTTTCTAGGAAGCAGACCTACACCT TTTCCGTATCCTCCTCCGCAAGCGAACGATCCTACTAAAACATTGAAAAGTTTAGTAAATATAAGAAGAGAATCGTTGAGATTAGTTCGTAATGTCGATCAAACTTCTGCTTCGCCCCAGTGtcataatttaaaacattacagCGACGGCGATGTTGATAAAAAATCAAGTCGTTATAATATTGAATTCACATTTGATTGCGATGTACGATGTGCAattacattatattatttttgcaCCGAAGAGGTAACAACAAAGGGTGTTAC TTATACACCAAGAGATCCTTCAATGAATTCTGAAACATACTATTACAAAAAAGGTGCGaatcaattattttcaaaaacatcGCATGTTTTTGATCCATTAGCGTACAACGAAGAGGATTTATTATATAATGCTGATAGAGAA ATAATACCAGTAGCAATTCATTGTGTGGCAGAAGAGGGTTCGGATGAACCGAAACAATCTCATACAACAATTGCTGTTGTTGAAAAACATTCAGACGGAACGTACGTATTAAAAGCACTGAAACAAAAACTTTACGTCGATGGTCTTTGTTATTTGCTTCAAGAAATATATggcatagaaaataaaaatgctgAAAATGCAAAG CAAGGTAGCGACGAAGATACAGATGATAACGGCTCGGAATGTGTTATTTGTATGTATGATGTGCGAGACACATTAATATTACCATGTAGACATTTGTGCCTGTGTTATGGTTGTGCCGATTCGCTGCGATACCAAGCCAACAATTGTCCCATATGTCGTGCTCCTTTCAGAGCTCTTCTACAGATCAAAGCTCTACAGAGGGCAACTGGAGCTGTTATATCAAATCCTTCATTACCAGAG GGAAACTGTGAAAACATTCCATCCGGGTACGAGGCTGTATCGTTAATAGAAGCTTTAAATGGTCCATATATTCAAAGAACTGCTGTTCTTGCTCCAGAATCTCCAGATACACCAGATACAGATACAGCTAGTGCAATTCAAGCAGCCGAAGCATTAAACAG atCTGTTGAACGTACGCCTGTATTGAAACATGCGTCTTCAAAGGAAGTAGATACATCTGCTAGATCAAGCGGTACTACATGTCCTACTCCAGAATTTCGAATGTCAGTTTTATTGGCTAGAGACGAGCATTCAGGTTCACAGAAAGACCTTCACGCTCGATCACCTGCGATGAGAATGAAATCTTCTGGACATATACGCGAAAAGTCTTCCTTAAGATCTCGGGACACTCTCAGACTTGTTAATGAAAAACAACCTGTTTCGCTTTACGAg GGACAAGGACAAGATGAAGATAGCGAAGCAGAGAAACTATCTCCTTTATTGGATGCAGCAACTAGTACGGAAGCACTTGATACTCATAGTCATAGAATATGTGACATAGATGTTGACGACGAGATTCAAAACACAGAAAATGAGAATGATACTGATGCTACATGCCATTCTCATTAA